The proteins below come from a single Oncorhynchus gorbuscha isolate QuinsamMale2020 ecotype Even-year linkage group LG12, OgorEven_v1.0, whole genome shotgun sequence genomic window:
- the fermt1 gene encoding fermitin family homolog 1, which produces MVSTAEYGKTSWELSVQVDQRDGDEGMRFKLRVKGDLHIGGLMLKLVEKIKAPQDWSDHALWWDQRSCWLLKTHWTLDKYGVQADADLRYTPQHKPLCLQLPNMKMVKLTVSYSAVVFKTVAEICRALNIRRPEELSLLKPPDDPSKKKKKKDKNPALDDILDMDSISGGSGGTGSPLYSKTMVPTYDPENGTPASATSLWFGDNPLTSSQPNLPPAELSKMYQQLSMVDKAIINAGWLDSSRSLMEQGIGEDDRLQLRFKYHCFFDLNPKYDAVRITQLYEQARWSILLEEIDCTEEEMLMFASLQYHICKMTMSTEPLDFSNEPEMDEVEAALSNLEVTLEGGNTDRILEDITDVPKLADSLKLFRPKRLTLRPFKEYWFVFKDTTISYYKNKETASGEPIEQLHLRGCEVVPDVNVTDKKFGIKLLLPVADGMNEVYIRCDNETQYSNWKAACTLASKGKTMAYSSYRSEVKNIQSFLQMKSLAPPPGQAAPDLDAMEMNAECFVSPRYTKKYKTKQLTARILEAHQNIARLSLNEAKMRFIQAWQSLPEFGIKYYIVRFRGSKKDELMGISYNRLIRIDMSTGLPITTWRFANMRQWNVNWEIRQVAIEFDQNVSIAFSCVSCDCKVVHEYIGGYIFLSTRSKDQNETLDEELFHKLTGGQE; this is translated from the exons ATGGTATCCACGGCAGAGTATGGCAAAACGTCGTGGGAGCTGTCGGTCCAGGTAgaccagagagatggagacgaGGGCATGAGGTTTAAACTCCGAGTCAAGGGAGACCTGCACATTGGAGGACTCATGCTCAAACTGGTGGAGAAGAtca AGGCCCCTCAGGACTGGTCAGACCATGCTCTGTGGTGGGACCAGAGGAGCTGTTGGCTGCTGAAGACCCACTGGACCCTGGACAAGTACGGTGTCCAGGCGGACGCTGACCTGCGCTACACTCCCCAGCACAAACCCCTGTGCCTGCAGCTGCCCAACATGAAGATGGTCAAACTCACTGTCAGCTACTCTGCCGTCGTCTTCAAGACCGTCGCTGAGATCTGCAGAGCGCTCA acatcaGGAGGCCAGAGGAGCTGTCCCTGCTGAAGCCTCCAGATGACCCgtccaagaagaagaagaagaaagacaaGAACCCAGCACTGGACGACATCTTAGATATGGACAGCATCAGCGGAGGCTCTGGGGGAACAG GCAGTCCCCTGTACAGTAAGACTATGGTGCCCACCTACGACCCAGAGAACGGGACTCCTGCCTCGGCCACCAGCCTGTGGTTTGGGGACAACCCACTGACCTCCAGCCAGCCCAACCTGCCCCCTGCGGAGCTGTCCAAGATGTACCAGCAGCTGTCCATGGTGGATAAAGCCATCATCAACGCAGG GTGGCTGGACTCCTCCCGCTCCTTGATGGAACAGGGCATCGGAGAAGATGACAGACTGCAGCTACGCTTCAAATACCACTGCTTCTTCGACCTCAACCCAAAg tatGATGCTGTGAGGATAACCCAGCTGTATGAGCAGGCTCGCTGGTCCATCCTACTGGAGGAGATCGACTGCACTGAGGAGGAAATGCTAATGTTCGCCTCCttacag TATCACATATGCAAGATGACCATGTCCACGGAACCTCTGGACTTCTCCAACGAAccagagatggatgaagtagaggcTGCCCTATCCAACCTAGAGGTCACACTTGAGGGAGGAAATACAGACAGAATCCTG GAAGACATCACAGACGTTCCAAAGCTGGCAGACTCCCTCAAGCTGTTCAG GCCTAAAAGACTGACGTTGCGTCCGTTTAAGGAGTACTGGTTCGTGTTTAAAGACACCACCATCTCCTACTACAAGAACAAAGAGACAGCCAGCGGAGAGCCGATAGAACAGCTGCATCTCCGAGGATGTGAGGTGGTCCCTGACGTCAACGTGACGGACAAGAAGTTTGGCATCAAACTGCTGCTCCCAGTGGCTGATGGGATGAACGAGGTCTACATCCGCTGTGACAAC GAGACACAGTATTCCAACTGGAAGGCAGCCTGTACCCTGGCCTCCAAGGGCAAGACCATGGCTTACAGCTCCTACAG GTCGGAGGTGAAGAACATCCAGTCTTTCCTGCAGATGAAAAGTCTAGCGCCCCCTCCTGGTCAGGCTGCTCCAGACTTGGATGCCATGGAGATGAACGCTGAGTGCTTTGTCTCCCCCAGATACACCAAGAAGTACAAGACCAAACAG CTGACAGCGAGGATCCTGGAGGCCCATCAGAACATCGCCAGGCTCTCCCTCAATGAAGCTAAAATGCGCTTTATCCAGGCCTGGCAGTCCCTGCCTGAATTTGGTATCAAATACTACATTGTCAG gttcCGAGGCAGTAAGAAGGATGAGCTGATGGGTATCTCCTATAACCGTCTGATCCGTATTGACATGTCCACTGGCCTGCCCATCACCACCTGGAGGTTCGCCAACATGAGACAGTGGAATGTCAACTGGGAGATCAGACAG GTGGCCATAGAGTTTGACCAGAATGTGTCGATAGCCTTCTCCTGTGTGAGTTGTGACTGCAAGGTGGTCCATGAGTACATAGGAGGATACATCTTCCTCTCAACACGCTCCAAAGACCAGAACGAGACACTGGACGAGGAACTATTCCACAAACTTACTGGAGGGCAGGAATGA